TTTATTCCTCTTTGATCCTCTCTGAATATTGCATCTTTTACCCAATGTAACTTATTTTCTATCTTCCAATGTTCCTGTATTATTTTGGCAAATTTCTCTGCTTTTTCTTTTATTAGGGGTCGAGAAGTGAATCGCTTCACTCCCCTCCCATACAAAACCGTACATG
This sequence is a window from Cyanobacterium sp. T60_A2020_053. Protein-coding genes within it:
- a CDS encoding transposase, with translation CTVLYGRGVKRFTSRPLIKEKAEKFAKIIQEHWKIENKLHWVKDAIFREDQRGIKDKKAQEKISIITSIIINF